The Flavobacterium sp. 1 genome contains the following window.
AAATACAAAAATATTGGATACCCGAAAAACCACTCCGGGATTTCGTGTTGCCGAAAAATGGGCTGTAACAATTGGAGGCGGAGAAAATCACCGTTTTGCATTGTACGATATGGTTATGCTAAAGGATAATCACATTGATTTTGCAGGAGGAATTACATTGGCAATAGCCAAAACACAAGCTTATCTGAAAGAAAATAATCTGGACTTAAAAATTATTGTTGAAGCCAGAAATCTTGCCGAAATTGAAGAAATTCTAAAAAGTGAAGGAGTACACAGAATTCTGATTGATAATTTCAATTATGAAGATACCCGTACTGCAGTTGCTTTAATCGGTAACAAATGCCAAACCGAATCTTCAGGAAACATCAATGAAGATACGATGAGGTTTTATGCAGAATGCGGTGTTAATTATATTTCTTCGGGAGCGTTAACGCATTCGGTTTATAACATGGATTTAAGCTTGAAAGCAATTTAAGGTTATGACATTTAAGATCGAGGCAAAAATCGAAAAAATCCCAGTTATAAGAAGCCTGATGCATAACTTGAAAAAGATTAAAATGCCAGGTTTGAGAGGCTTTTCGTTCTATGATTTATTGGAATTATATTTTGAGGGAATCATAGACGGAGCATTTTCCTATCATGCCAGTGCGGTTGCATTCAGCTTTTTTATGGCGCTGTTTCCTTTTGCGTTATTTATTTTAAACTTAATTCCTTACATACCAATTGAAGGATTTCAAGGGGATTTTCTTCAATTTGTTAAGGAAGGAGTACCGCCAAATACCTATGATGCAATTGCCAATATCATTAACGATATTCTTAATAATAGTCATACAGGATTAGTGTCTTCGGGATTTTTCCTGTCTATTTTCTTGATGGCAAATGGCATAAAC
Protein-coding sequences here:
- the nadC gene encoding carboxylating nicotinate-nucleotide diphosphorylase produces the protein MITEEQFQNELKILIANAIREDVGSGDYSSLACIPEKAMGKAKLLVKEDGIIAGVALAKMIFEYVDPTVQIETFIEDGTAVKKGDVVFHVSASSQSILKSERVVLNTMQRMSAIATKTNSFVQLLKGTNTKILDTRKTTPGFRVAEKWAVTIGGGENHRFALYDMVMLKDNHIDFAGGITLAIAKTQAYLKENNLDLKIIVEARNLAEIEEILKSEGVHRILIDNFNYEDTRTAVALIGNKCQTESSGNINEDTMRFYAECGVNYISSGALTHSVYNMDLSLKAI